One Cellulosimicrobium protaetiae genomic region harbors:
- a CDS encoding phage tail sheath family protein, translating into MTTYLSPGVYVEEVEAGSRPIEGVGTSVAAFVGLAAKGPVNEPTLVSNWSQFSQTFGDFVAGSYLAHAVYGYFLNGGGNCYVVRVGGAAPTSGRGKNTPKAIAAGPPEAALGGYRVTALDGASSGKPKKISVEVADAGGDSPSDDQFRLVVKVDGKEAESFDNVTTKRGADNVATKVKQESKVILLEEVAQGSALMRPEKGTVELVVPEPEPLPPSTADLSADDYIGDSADRTGFSGLEAVDDVTIVAVPDLVAALEQGAIDLETFQAVQLAMIAHCELMGDRMAILDPPPGLNAQQVKEWRTDGAGYDSRYATLYWPYVKIFDPLSGSNVFVPPSGHVAGLWARNDGERGVHKAPANEVVRGAITLATTITRAENDLLNPVGVNCIRTFPGRGVRVWGARTLSSDPAWRYVNVRRLFNYIEESILLGTQWVVFEPNDPALWARIRRTIASFLVNEWRKGALFGLTAEEAFFVKCDEETNPAEGIDAGQVVCQVGIAPVKPAEFVIFQLSQFSGGTSLVAE; encoded by the coding sequence ATGACGACGTATCTCTCGCCCGGCGTGTACGTGGAAGAGGTCGAGGCCGGCTCGCGGCCCATCGAGGGGGTCGGCACGTCGGTCGCGGCGTTCGTCGGTCTCGCGGCGAAGGGGCCGGTGAACGAGCCGACCCTGGTGTCGAACTGGTCCCAGTTCTCGCAGACGTTCGGTGACTTCGTGGCCGGCTCGTACCTCGCGCACGCGGTGTACGGGTACTTCCTCAACGGCGGCGGCAACTGCTACGTGGTGCGGGTCGGCGGGGCGGCCCCGACGTCCGGCCGCGGCAAGAACACCCCGAAGGCGATCGCAGCAGGCCCGCCGGAGGCGGCCCTGGGCGGCTACCGGGTGACGGCGCTCGACGGCGCGTCGTCGGGGAAGCCGAAGAAGATCTCGGTCGAGGTCGCGGACGCCGGCGGGGACTCGCCGTCGGACGACCAGTTCCGCCTCGTCGTCAAGGTCGACGGCAAGGAGGCGGAGTCGTTCGACAACGTGACGACGAAGCGGGGCGCGGACAACGTCGCGACGAAGGTCAAGCAGGAGTCGAAGGTCATCCTCCTGGAGGAGGTGGCCCAGGGCAGCGCGCTCATGCGCCCGGAGAAGGGGACGGTCGAGCTCGTCGTCCCGGAGCCGGAGCCGCTGCCCCCGTCGACGGCCGACCTGAGCGCGGACGACTACATCGGCGACTCGGCGGACCGCACGGGCTTCAGCGGCCTGGAGGCGGTCGACGACGTGACGATCGTCGCCGTCCCGGACCTCGTGGCCGCGCTCGAGCAGGGCGCGATCGACCTGGAGACGTTCCAGGCGGTGCAGCTCGCGATGATCGCGCACTGCGAGCTCATGGGGGACCGCATGGCGATCCTCGACCCGCCGCCGGGGCTGAACGCGCAGCAGGTGAAGGAGTGGCGCACGGACGGCGCGGGCTACGACTCGAGGTACGCGACCCTGTACTGGCCGTACGTGAAGATCTTCGACCCGCTGTCGGGCAGCAACGTGTTCGTGCCGCCGTCGGGTCACGTGGCCGGGCTGTGGGCGCGCAACGACGGCGAGCGCGGCGTGCACAAGGCGCCGGCGAACGAGGTGGTGCGCGGCGCGATCACGCTCGCGACGACGATCACGCGCGCGGAGAACGACCTGCTGAACCCGGTGGGCGTGAACTGCATCCGGACGTTCCCCGGCCGGGGCGTGCGGGTGTGGGGTGCGCGGACGCTCTCGTCCGACCCGGCCTGGCGGTACGTCAACGTGCGGCGGCTGTTCAACTACATCGAGGAGTCGATCCTCCTGGGGACGCAGTGGGTCGTGTTCGAGCCCAACGACCCGGCGCTGTGGGCGCGCATCCGCCGCACGATCGCGAGCTTCCTCGTCAACGAGTGGCGCAAGGGCGCCCTGTTCGGACTCACGGCGGAGGAGGCGTTCTTCGTCAAGTGCGACGAGGAGACGAACCCCGCGGAGGGGATCGACGCGGGGCAGGTCGTGTGCCAGGTCGGGATCGCGCCGGTCAAGCCGGCGGAGTTCGTGATCTTCCAGCTGTCCCAGTTCTCGGGCGGCACGAGCCTCGTCGCCGAGTAG
- a CDS encoding DUF4157 domain-containing protein yields MDVGALGVEDVAALQRHLGNEALQRVLDGARSPVLDVVGRGGGSPLAPDVREDMESRLGADFSDVRVHTGGTAASSAATVGAHAYTVGRDVVFGAGKFDTTSTAGRTMLAHELTHVVQQRSGPVSGTPTGDGVSISDPGDRFEREAEATAARVMRVPVRMADTVLSGGRISGRAIQRTVAFTAQDDSHRLAKLGNEPWEEDARAWHSSEETYTFRNFADLEERAKRVAILKKAPEGEAWAKVDPDMRRTIQGNVPALSVLVETGLLRHGKLLAMSSGGENRGTLPPEMVEAIKFTPAKDGEFDFSLSLVHKVEAPSNARGSGRFEGAYSGKYEGRVGPAGMVATNNKHGEGPGKKIRLNDLLFAAYRAMFSEAAPKELRREAVVSNDGVVVLGYARSWYGRSARAEVGPFSTEAQHRDLFYAMLGSANGAAALHLVLQQGALLAIKAITGATIDVSESLFVFHFA; encoded by the coding sequence GTGGACGTCGGAGCACTCGGCGTCGAGGACGTCGCGGCGCTGCAACGGCACCTCGGCAACGAGGCTCTGCAACGCGTCCTCGACGGCGCCCGGTCACCTGTGCTCGACGTCGTCGGGCGCGGTGGCGGCTCGCCCCTCGCTCCGGACGTGCGCGAAGACATGGAGTCCCGCCTCGGCGCGGACTTCTCGGACGTGCGCGTCCACACCGGCGGCACCGCCGCGTCGTCCGCCGCAACCGTCGGGGCGCACGCCTACACGGTGGGGAGGGACGTGGTGTTCGGCGCTGGGAAGTTCGATACGACGTCGACGGCCGGTCGCACGATGCTCGCCCATGAGCTGACCCATGTCGTGCAGCAGCGCAGCGGCCCGGTCTCCGGCACGCCGACCGGCGACGGCGTGAGCATCTCCGACCCCGGTGACCGGTTCGAACGCGAGGCCGAGGCGACCGCCGCGCGCGTGATGCGTGTACCGGTGCGGATGGCGGACACCGTTCTCTCCGGAGGGCGGATCTCAGGACGCGCGATCCAGAGAACCGTCGCGTTCACCGCGCAGGACGACAGTCATCGGCTGGCGAAGCTCGGAAACGAACCATGGGAAGAGGATGCGCGCGCCTGGCATTCATCGGAGGAAACGTACACCTTCAGAAACTTTGCGGACTTGGAGGAGCGCGCGAAGAGGGTGGCGATCCTCAAAAAGGCGCCGGAGGGGGAGGCTTGGGCGAAGGTAGACCCTGATATGCGGCGCACAATCCAAGGAAATGTGCCGGCCCTCTCTGTGCTGGTAGAAACAGGACTTCTCAGACACGGCAAACTGCTCGCTATGAGCTCCGGCGGGGAAAATCGGGGCACTCTGCCTCCCGAGATGGTCGAAGCAATAAAGTTCACTCCGGCGAAGGACGGTGAGTTCGACTTTTCCTTGTCCCTGGTCCACAAGGTCGAGGCTCCGTCCAACGCGCGCGGATCCGGGCGATTCGAGGGCGCGTACTCGGGGAAGTACGAGGGTCGAGTTGGTCCCGCAGGGATGGTGGCGACGAACAACAAGCACGGGGAAGGCCCTGGAAAGAAGATCCGACTCAACGACCTGTTGTTCGCCGCGTATCGCGCCATGTTCTCTGAGGCTGCCCCGAAAGAGCTGCGACGGGAAGCGGTCGTGTCGAACGACGGAGTTGTCGTGCTGGGGTACGCAAGGTCGTGGTACGGGCGTTCGGCCCGCGCCGAGGTCGGGCCGTTCTCGACGGAGGCCCAGCATCGCGACCTGTTCTACGCCATGCTGGGAAGCGCGAACGGCGCTGCCGCGCTGCACCTGGTCCTCCAGCAGGGAGCGCTCCTGGCAATCAAGGCGATCACCGGAGCGACGATCGACGTGAGTGAATCGCTCTTCGTCTTCCATTTCGCATGA
- a CDS encoding ATP-binding protein: MTAASVAHLAGRLAVLEEQVRELVTRRRVGDPAADDPFRGLYLTDAAVDHLLAGPRPAADPDVAADLAARVEAAAHAAERAGETVRLRALARSADLTDLDTGLLVVALAGEIDHRFEQLFGYLNDDVSRRRPSVATGFALCGVSLTSASARHRVTHGPLVDLGLVVVEDGDRPLPGRALRVPDRVVAHLLGDDTPDPALADALTDPVPVETGGTARLRAVLDAGVRLVHVRQPAGGAAASSAAAALAHGSPAREVVGLDLRRAGADPVATVRAAVLEATLRGAALVAEPVDAVCDTPGAVEALTGDPGVTVLVGERAWDPAWAGAAPLLVDEPATTTTQRTTLWSVALGLPGSGVDVGAVTAPFRLRPEQVARAARSAVAQAVLRPDGRVTADDVRRGARAENGTGLDRLARRVEPAVGWDDLVLADAPLRTLREVSQRARHRDRVLGEWGMRPGGARGRGVAALFAGGSGTGKTMSAEVVAHDLGLDLYVVDLAAVVDKYVGETEKNLERIFAGAAGVNAVLLFDEADAVFGRRSEVKDAHDRYANIESAYLLQRLETFDGLVILSTNLRANIDEAFTRRLDVVVDFPVPDDAARRLLWDRCLGPAVPRGDDLDLDFCAKAFELAGGAIRSAAVTAAYLAAAGSGVVEMRHLVTAVHREHRKLGRLTQPSEFGPYWELVER, from the coding sequence GTGACCGCGGCGAGCGTCGCGCACCTCGCCGGACGGCTCGCCGTCCTCGAGGAGCAGGTGCGCGAACTCGTCACCCGCCGCCGGGTCGGCGACCCCGCCGCGGACGACCCGTTCCGCGGCCTCTACCTGACCGACGCGGCCGTGGACCACCTGCTCGCCGGGCCGCGCCCCGCCGCCGACCCCGACGTCGCCGCCGACCTCGCCGCCCGGGTCGAGGCCGCGGCTCATGCCGCGGAGAGGGCGGGCGAGACGGTGCGGCTGCGCGCGCTCGCGCGGTCCGCCGACCTCACCGACCTCGACACCGGGCTGCTCGTCGTCGCGCTTGCCGGGGAGATCGACCACCGGTTCGAGCAGCTCTTCGGCTACCTCAACGACGACGTGTCGCGCCGCCGCCCGTCCGTCGCGACGGGGTTCGCGCTGTGCGGGGTGTCGCTCACGTCCGCGTCGGCGCGGCACCGCGTGACGCACGGGCCACTCGTCGACCTCGGCCTCGTCGTCGTCGAGGACGGCGACCGGCCCCTGCCCGGGCGAGCGCTGCGCGTGCCGGACCGTGTCGTCGCGCACCTGCTCGGCGACGACACGCCCGACCCGGCGCTCGCGGACGCGCTCACCGACCCGGTGCCCGTCGAGACCGGCGGGACCGCGCGGCTGCGTGCCGTGCTCGACGCCGGGGTGCGGCTCGTGCACGTCCGTCAGCCCGCGGGGGGCGCGGCGGCGTCGTCGGCGGCTGCGGCGCTCGCGCACGGAAGCCCCGCGAGGGAGGTCGTGGGGCTGGACCTGCGACGCGCGGGCGCGGACCCTGTGGCGACCGTCCGCGCCGCGGTCCTGGAGGCGACGTTGCGCGGGGCCGCGCTCGTCGCGGAGCCGGTCGACGCGGTGTGCGACACCCCCGGCGCGGTCGAGGCGCTGACCGGCGACCCCGGCGTCACCGTCCTCGTGGGCGAGCGCGCCTGGGACCCGGCCTGGGCCGGTGCCGCGCCGCTGCTCGTGGACGAGCCGGCCACCACCACGACACAGCGCACCACCCTCTGGTCCGTGGCGCTCGGGCTACCCGGGTCCGGGGTCGACGTCGGCGCCGTCACCGCACCGTTCCGGCTGCGGCCCGAGCAGGTCGCGCGGGCGGCGCGGTCCGCCGTCGCGCAGGCGGTGCTGCGGCCCGACGGCCGCGTGACCGCCGACGACGTGCGACGTGGCGCGCGCGCCGAGAACGGGACCGGCCTCGACCGCCTCGCGCGGCGCGTCGAACCCGCCGTCGGGTGGGACGACCTCGTGCTCGCCGACGCCCCGCTGCGGACCCTGCGCGAGGTGTCGCAGCGCGCCCGGCACCGCGACCGCGTCCTCGGCGAGTGGGGCATGCGGCCCGGCGGCGCGCGCGGTCGCGGCGTCGCCGCCCTGTTCGCGGGCGGGTCCGGGACAGGCAAGACCATGTCCGCCGAGGTCGTCGCGCACGACCTCGGCCTCGACCTGTACGTCGTCGACCTCGCTGCCGTCGTCGACAAGTACGTGGGCGAGACGGAGAAGAACCTCGAACGCATCTTCGCCGGCGCCGCGGGCGTGAACGCAGTCCTCCTGTTCGACGAGGCCGACGCCGTGTTCGGCCGCCGCTCCGAGGTGAAGGACGCCCACGACCGCTACGCCAACATCGAGAGCGCCTACCTGCTGCAGCGACTGGAGACGTTCGACGGGCTCGTGATCCTCTCCACCAACCTGCGCGCCAACATCGACGAGGCGTTCACGCGCCGCCTCGACGTCGTCGTCGACTTCCCCGTGCCCGACGACGCCGCGCGCCGCCTCCTGTGGGACCGGTGCCTCGGTCCCGCGGTCCCGCGCGGGGACGACCTCGACCTCGACTTCTGCGCCAAGGCCTTCGAGCTCGCCGGCGGGGCCATCCGCTCCGCCGCCGTCACCGCCGCCTACCTCGCCGCCGCCGGCTCCGGCGTCGTCGAGATGCGGCACCTCGTCACCGCGGTGCACCGCGAGCACCGCAAGCTCGGCCGGCTCACCCAGCCGTCCGAGTTCGGACCGTACTGGGAGCTGGTGGAGCGATGA
- a CDS encoding DUF4255 domain-containing protein: MITEVDDALRALVRGALGEIDVAFDAPTKDWAARRNAPTVDVYLYDVREDVKRRAHGLVDRRGTDGTVVARVEPPRHFRLSYLVTAWTQRPEDEHRLLDRVLAALIGLDALPAEHVVGSLAEVGGPVPVTVGMPPAEDRSVTDVWSSLGGELKPSVEVAVTAPLLRPERPEVGPPVRDELLLAASSTLPDGGADPRRRRHRRPS; encoded by the coding sequence ATGATCACCGAGGTGGACGACGCGCTGCGCGCGCTCGTGCGGGGTGCGCTGGGCGAGATCGACGTCGCGTTCGACGCGCCCACGAAGGACTGGGCGGCCCGCCGCAACGCCCCGACGGTCGACGTCTACCTGTACGACGTGCGCGAGGACGTGAAGCGTCGCGCGCACGGGCTGGTCGACCGCCGCGGCACGGACGGCACGGTCGTCGCGCGCGTCGAACCGCCGCGGCACTTCCGGCTGTCCTACCTCGTGACCGCCTGGACGCAGCGCCCCGAGGACGAGCACCGGTTGCTCGATCGCGTGCTCGCCGCGCTCATCGGCCTGGACGCGCTGCCCGCGGAGCACGTCGTGGGGTCGCTCGCGGAGGTCGGCGGCCCCGTGCCGGTGACCGTCGGCATGCCGCCCGCGGAGGACCGGAGCGTCACCGACGTGTGGTCGTCGCTCGGCGGCGAGCTCAAGCCCTCCGTCGAGGTCGCCGTCACCGCCCCGCTGCTGCGTCCCGAGCGGCCGGAGGTCGGGCCGCCCGTGCGCGACGAGCTCCTGCTCGCCGCGAGCAGCACCCTGCCCGACGGCGGTGCGGACCCGCGGCGTCGGCGGCACCGGAGGCCGTCGTGA
- a CDS encoding phage tail protein — protein sequence MPLPDALDSSTANAFIVTIDGIQVPKVIEVSGIKAEVEKIEHKQQTSDGKYVIRQLMGRPKAGEFTVTRGLTDSKTISDWLKTVMQGDVKGSRKTASVQFLDYAGTKLQTYNFTNCWVSSVEVSAMKAGATEPATEKFTVAYDEMQVG from the coding sequence ATGCCTCTCCCCGACGCCCTCGACTCCTCGACCGCGAACGCCTTCATCGTGACGATCGACGGGATCCAGGTCCCGAAGGTCATCGAGGTCAGCGGCATCAAGGCCGAGGTCGAGAAGATCGAGCACAAGCAGCAGACGTCCGACGGCAAGTACGTGATCCGGCAGCTCATGGGCCGGCCGAAGGCGGGCGAGTTCACCGTGACGCGCGGCCTCACGGACAGCAAGACCATCTCCGACTGGCTCAAGACGGTCATGCAGGGTGACGTGAAGGGGTCGCGCAAGACGGCGTCGGTCCAGTTCCTCGACTACGCGGGCACGAAGCTGCAGACGTACAACTTCACGAACTGCTGGGTGTCGAGCGTCGAGGTCTCCGCGATGAAGGCGGGCGCGACCGAGCCCGCGACGGAGAAGTTCACCGTCGCGTACGACGAGATGCAGGTCGGCTGA
- a CDS encoding type II toxin-antitoxin system Phd/YefM family antitoxin: MTETVSVRELRNHGGRVLDDVARGHAVTVTRDGEPVAELRPAARRGLGAAELIARRQHLPDVDPAALRTDVDSVVDMSL, encoded by the coding sequence ATGACCGAGACCGTTTCCGTGCGAGAGCTCAGGAACCACGGCGGACGTGTTCTGGATGACGTCGCCCGTGGGCACGCCGTGACGGTCACGCGCGACGGCGAGCCGGTCGCCGAGCTCCGACCGGCAGCGCGTCGTGGACTCGGTGCCGCCGAGCTCATCGCGCGTCGACAGCACCTGCCCGACGTGGATCCAGCGGCGCTCCGCACCGACGTCGACTCCGTCGTCGACATGTCGCTGTGA
- a CDS encoding type II toxin-antitoxin system VapC family toxin, with the protein MTAADPRRRTRPAQGLIDTNVVILLKHLDATELPDEPLVSAVTIAELSAGPHLTDDPHERAARQAHLQQAEADFESIPFDTQAARAFGRVAADLRRAGRKSTAQALDALIAATAVAHGLPVYTTNAADFTGIENLDVRTVARPRTDLPDG; encoded by the coding sequence GTGACCGCCGCGGATCCACGGCGGCGCACTCGACCGGCCCAAGGGCTGATCGACACCAACGTCGTGATCCTGCTCAAGCACCTCGACGCGACCGAGCTGCCTGACGAGCCACTGGTCAGCGCGGTCACGATTGCCGAGCTCTCCGCCGGCCCGCACCTGACCGACGACCCGCACGAGCGCGCCGCGCGGCAGGCTCATCTGCAGCAGGCCGAGGCGGACTTCGAGTCGATCCCGTTCGACACCCAGGCGGCACGCGCGTTCGGACGGGTTGCGGCCGACCTCCGGCGTGCCGGGCGCAAGAGCACCGCTCAGGCGCTCGACGCACTCATCGCGGCGACCGCCGTCGCCCACGGCCTTCCCGTGTACACGACCAACGCCGCCGACTTCACCGGGATCGAGAACCTCGATGTGCGCACCGTGGCGCGGCCGCGGACAGACCTCCCCGACGGCTGA